One segment of Anatilimnocola aggregata DNA contains the following:
- a CDS encoding alkaline phosphatase D family protein, with protein MMSRWQFPYVDLGTSTRRNFLFTSTSLAAAAFWAQRAEGAVLSRLKTGDDPFKLGVASGDPTPDGFVIWTRLAPDPLTGGGMPNEPVAVTWEVAEDEQFTKTVQFGKTTAIPAWAHSVHVEVAGLKPDRWYFYRFRVGMDESRIGRARTFPTLNAQVDKLKFAFASCQHFESGLFTAYEHMLRDDLDLVVHLGDYLYEGPGKDNLVRKHVGGKLDALEDYRNRHAQYKTDPHLQAMHAAAPWLVTWDDHEFENNCAGAVPELRKDNRPSPSTRDYLAMRARAYQAYYEHMPLRLSALPNGPDMQLYRRVSFGRLANFCVLDTRQYRSDQPHGDGRKPQGDEALSLSQTLLGDRQEAWLKDALVGSTAKWNVLAQQVMMARVDRMPGELAAFSMDQWPGYEMNRRRMLKFFHERKIANPVVLTGDIHSNWANDLICDFDKLDSCVVASEFVGTSLSSGGNGVDKPKDHTATLAENPFVKFFNTERGYVRCDLSAKEWRSDYQVVTEVLKPGGQMLTRASFVVEAGRPGVQKA; from the coding sequence ATGATGTCACGCTGGCAGTTTCCCTACGTCGACCTAGGCACTTCGACCCGCCGCAACTTCCTATTCACCAGCACGTCGCTGGCTGCGGCCGCATTTTGGGCTCAGCGTGCTGAAGGCGCGGTCCTGTCGCGGCTAAAGACCGGAGACGATCCTTTTAAGCTGGGTGTCGCCTCGGGTGATCCCACACCCGATGGCTTTGTGATCTGGACACGTCTCGCTCCTGATCCACTCACTGGTGGCGGCATGCCGAACGAACCGGTCGCTGTAACTTGGGAAGTGGCCGAAGATGAGCAGTTCACCAAGACCGTGCAATTTGGCAAGACGACAGCCATTCCCGCCTGGGCTCATTCTGTGCACGTGGAAGTGGCGGGACTGAAGCCCGACCGCTGGTACTTTTATCGTTTTCGAGTGGGAATGGATGAAAGTCGCATTGGCCGCGCGCGAACTTTTCCTACGCTCAATGCGCAGGTGGACAAACTGAAGTTCGCCTTTGCTTCATGTCAGCACTTCGAGTCCGGTCTTTTCACGGCTTACGAGCATATGCTGCGGGACGATCTCGACCTGGTCGTGCATCTGGGCGATTACTTGTACGAAGGTCCCGGCAAAGACAATCTCGTCCGCAAACATGTGGGTGGCAAGCTCGACGCTCTGGAAGACTATCGCAATCGTCACGCGCAGTACAAAACCGATCCCCACCTGCAGGCCATGCACGCTGCTGCTCCGTGGCTGGTCACCTGGGACGATCACGAATTCGAGAACAACTGCGCCGGTGCAGTTCCTGAATTGCGTAAAGACAACAGGCCGTCGCCCAGCACGCGGGACTATCTGGCAATGCGCGCTCGTGCTTATCAGGCCTACTACGAGCACATGCCGCTCCGTCTGAGTGCGTTGCCCAATGGGCCGGACATGCAACTCTATCGCAGAGTATCGTTCGGCCGTCTGGCAAATTTCTGCGTGCTCGATACTCGGCAATACCGCAGCGATCAGCCGCACGGCGACGGCCGCAAACCGCAAGGAGATGAAGCGCTGTCCCTTTCGCAAACGCTGCTGGGCGACCGGCAAGAGGCGTGGCTAAAGGATGCCCTGGTTGGCTCCACAGCCAAGTGGAATGTGCTGGCTCAGCAAGTGATGATGGCCCGTGTCGATCGGATGCCGGGTGAACTGGCCGCCTTCAGCATGGATCAATGGCCGGGTTATGAAATGAATCGGCGCCGGATGTTGAAATTCTTTCACGAGCGGAAGATCGCGAACCCCGTCGTCCTCACGGGTGACATTCATAGCAACTGGGCCAACGATTTAATTTGCGATTTCGATAAGCTCGATTCCTGTGTTGTTGCCAGCGAGTTCGTGGGGACTTCGCTTTCGTCCGGCGGCAACGGCGTCGACAAGCCAAAAGACCATACTGCTACCCTTGCCGAGAATCCCTTCGTTAAGTTCTTCAATACCGAACGCGGTTATGTTCGCTGCGATCTGTCAGCGAAGGAATGGCGCAGCGACTATCAAGTTGTCACTGAAGTGCTCAAGCCCGGCGGCCAGATGTTGACTCGCGCGTCGTTTGTTGTTGAGGCTGGAAGACCGGGCGTGCAGAAGGCGTAA
- a CDS encoding P-II family nitrogen regulator, with amino-acid sequence MRLILALIQPTKLKAVQEALAKIGVERMTVCDAHGYGRQKGQKATYRGAEYKTNLLRKVALEIAVNEDFLQPTLDTLTNVARTGADGNIGDGKIFVLPVEEVIRLSDTVRGPEGVS; translated from the coding sequence ATGCGCTTAATCCTGGCTCTGATTCAACCCACCAAACTAAAAGCTGTTCAAGAGGCGCTCGCCAAAATCGGCGTCGAACGTATGACCGTCTGCGATGCTCACGGTTACGGACGCCAAAAAGGGCAGAAGGCCACGTATCGCGGGGCCGAATACAAAACGAACCTGCTCCGCAAAGTGGCTCTTGAGATCGCGGTCAACGAGGACTTCCTCCAGCCAACGCTCGATACGCTCACCAACGTCGCTCGCACCGGGGCCGATGGTAATATCGGCGATGGCAAGATCTTCGTCCTGCCAGTCGAAGAAGTAATCCGCCTCAGTGACACCGTCCGTGGCCCCGAAGGCGTCTCTTAA
- a CDS encoding tetratricopeptide repeat protein, with translation MIRSIRWMLLSAASCALLGSVGWSQDTLLDELYGRGVHSYNSRNYTRAHGFLTEAINGGSTDPRVYYFRALAYSKLGRPDEAKADFDKGAALEVAAGDVYPIGKSLERVQGPDRMALESYRQNARLMARANLNKRENARFEEMRRNEADVLRGPAGGAAGTGPAPASPAMPVPAANDPFGAPADPFGGTPAPAPMPAPAPAAPADPADPFGGASAPAAMPTPTPAPMPAPAPAAPAGPADPFGATPAPATPAPMPAPAPAAPADPADPFGAAPAPATPAPMPAPAPAAPADPADPFGAAPAPAPMPAPAPAAPADPADPFGAAPAPATPAPMPAPAPIPAPAPAAPAEPADPFGAGPAPATPAPMPAPATPAPAPAADPNDPFGAAPAPVTPAPMPAPAPAAPADPADPFGAAPAPATPAPMPAPATPAPAPAADPNDPFGAAPAPAPATPAPMPAPATPAPAPAADPNDPFGAAPAPATPAPMPAPATPVPAADPNDPFGAAPAPATPAPMPAPAPMPAPAPMPAPATPAPAPATAPNDPFGAAPATKPADVKDDPFKDDSVVPASATAPAPAAKPAAPAPAPVPASDDPFADPAPAPAPATTPAPMPVPAPTPAPAPAPVDPFG, from the coding sequence ATGATCAGGAGCATTCGGTGGATGTTGTTGTCGGCAGCAAGTTGCGCGCTGCTCGGCTCTGTCGGCTGGTCGCAAGACACGCTGCTCGACGAGCTTTACGGTCGGGGCGTGCATTCCTATAACAGCCGCAATTACACCCGGGCTCACGGCTTTCTGACCGAAGCCATTAACGGTGGCAGCACAGACCCGCGCGTCTATTACTTCCGCGCTCTGGCTTATAGCAAGTTGGGCCGGCCCGATGAAGCTAAAGCTGACTTCGATAAAGGTGCCGCCTTGGAAGTAGCCGCCGGCGACGTCTATCCCATTGGCAAGTCGCTCGAACGCGTCCAAGGTCCCGACCGGATGGCATTGGAGAGTTACCGTCAAAATGCCCGCCTGATGGCTCGGGCTAATTTGAATAAACGAGAAAACGCTCGCTTTGAAGAAATGAGGCGAAACGAAGCAGACGTCCTGCGTGGACCCGCGGGGGGCGCGGCAGGAACTGGTCCGGCACCGGCTAGTCCGGCGATGCCAGTTCCGGCAGCGAACGATCCGTTCGGAGCACCGGCTGACCCATTTGGTGGCACTCCAGCGCCGGCACCAATGCCCGCTCCAGCACCTGCGGCACCTGCCGATCCAGCCGATCCGTTTGGTGGGGCGTCTGCACCTGCTGCAATGCCTACCCCGACTCCGGCTCCGATGCCAGCTCCGGCACCAGCCGCGCCTGCTGGTCCAGCCGATCCGTTTGGCGCTACTCCAGCCCCTGCAACGCCTGCACCGATGCCAGCTCCGGCACCAGCCGCGCCTGCTGATCCAGCCGATCCGTTCGGCGCTGCTCCTGCCCCGGCAACGCCTGCACCGATGCCAGCTCCGGCACCAGCCGCGCCTGCTGATCCAGCCGATCCGTTCGGCGCTGCTCCTGCCCCTGCACCGATGCCCGCTCCGGCACCAGCCGCGCCTGCCGATCCAGCCGATCCGTTCGGCGCTGCTCCTGCTCCAGCAACTCCTGCTCCAATGCCTGCTCCTGCACCGATACCCGCTCCTGCACCAGCCGCGCCTGCTGAACCAGCCGATCCGTTTGGCGCTGGTCCTGCTCCAGCAACGCCCGCACCAATGCCTGCTCCGGCGACTCCTGCCCCGGCACCAGCAGCCGACCCCAACGATCCGTTTGGCGCTGCTCCAGCCCCGGTAACTCCAGCACCAATGCCTGCTCCTGCCCCAGCCGCGCCAGCCGATCCAGCCGATCCGTTCGGCGCTGCTCCTGCTCCAGCAACTCCGGCTCCAATGCCTGCTCCGGCGACTCCTGCCCCGGCACCAGCGGCCGACCCGAACGATCCGTTTGGCGCTGCTCCTGCTCCTGCTCCTGCAACTCCGGCTCCAATGCCTGCTCCGGCGACTCCTGCCCCGGCACCAGCGGCCGACCCGAACGATCCGTTTGGCGCTGCTCCTGCTCCTGCAACTCCGGCTCCAATGCCTGCTCCGGCGACTCCAGTTCCAGCGGCCGACCCCAACGATCCGTTTGGCGCTGCTCCCGCTCCAGCAACTCCTGCTCCAATGCCTGCTCCTGCTCCAATGCCTGCTCCTGCTCCAATGCCTGCTCCGGCGACTCCTGCCCCGGCACCAGCAACCGCCCCCAACGATCCGTTCGGCGCCGCACCGGCCACAAAGCCCGCTGACGTGAAGGATGATCCTTTCAAAGATGACTCCGTTGTTCCCGCTTCGGCCACTGCGCCTGCTCCAGCAGCTAAGCCCGCCGCGCCGGCTCCAGCGCCTGTTCCAGCCAGCGATGATCCGTTTGCTGATCCAGCTCCGGCCCCTGCGCCAGCAACGACACCGGCACCGATGCCTGTTCCAGCACCGACTCCCGCGCCTGCTCCCGCTCCAGTTGACCCCTTTGGCTAG
- a CDS encoding HEAT repeat domain-containing protein produces MSGTVVCPACKHSFPKPGIQPGAVIRCERCFQPFLPKSIQASTPTPEPQQSQLVLTPLAPLQPLQPLSPFAPAPTLLSQPGYREPPQPVVAKSSRAPIILGCLALSLVLLVFCGGTGVLAYRFAGNLIAKVEHESGPGRNIKVNTIPVPESEARKMAKERMNGTGARPADFIAPPKQKIPQPENVKPYEGVRPQLAPPPYPQVPEFGRPDLMPPSPVRPPFTRPNPAVRPVPRQPQTDSEKLDQILAQLNDPASGRPAWFSLTDLNRLPVMEERRAEVSAVLNQQLRSSDPSSQRAAAEAVRKWGTEDNIPVLLELLNSPGPTSNREVIQALVELSPTKETAAALIAKFDNFSNRSAIQSALVKLGPVAEEPVIARLENAKSIPERMSLIQLLGNIGEEASVELLERMANGNDFLMKSTAKNSLDRIKARMK; encoded by the coding sequence ATGAGCGGCACTGTGGTTTGTCCTGCCTGCAAGCATTCGTTTCCTAAGCCGGGGATTCAACCCGGTGCCGTCATTCGCTGCGAACGCTGCTTTCAACCGTTCTTACCGAAATCGATTCAAGCGAGTACTCCAACACCGGAACCTCAGCAATCGCAACTGGTGCTCACGCCCTTAGCGCCTCTGCAGCCGCTGCAACCCTTATCTCCATTTGCTCCCGCTCCCACGTTGCTGTCTCAACCCGGCTATCGTGAGCCCCCGCAACCTGTGGTCGCGAAGTCCAGTCGAGCGCCGATCATTTTGGGTTGCCTGGCGTTGTCGCTGGTCTTGCTCGTTTTTTGTGGTGGAACTGGAGTGCTGGCGTATCGGTTTGCAGGCAACCTCATTGCCAAGGTAGAGCATGAGTCAGGTCCCGGGCGGAACATCAAGGTCAACACGATCCCAGTACCTGAGTCTGAAGCGCGCAAGATGGCAAAAGAGCGGATGAATGGCACTGGTGCCCGGCCCGCAGATTTTATTGCTCCGCCCAAACAGAAAATCCCTCAACCCGAAAATGTGAAACCGTACGAAGGCGTTCGTCCGCAACTTGCACCACCACCGTATCCTCAAGTCCCTGAATTTGGCCGCCCGGATTTGATGCCACCATCACCAGTGAGACCACCATTCACCCGCCCGAACCCAGCGGTGCGCCCTGTGCCTCGCCAGCCCCAGACCGACTCCGAGAAGCTCGATCAAATTCTTGCCCAACTGAATGATCCAGCGAGCGGTCGACCCGCTTGGTTTTCTCTCACTGATTTGAATCGCCTGCCGGTCATGGAAGAGCGGCGCGCAGAAGTCTCTGCTGTGCTGAATCAGCAGTTGCGCTCAAGTGACCCAAGTTCCCAGCGGGCTGCAGCGGAAGCCGTTCGCAAATGGGGTACGGAAGATAACATTCCGGTACTGCTCGAACTCCTGAACTCGCCCGGTCCAACATCGAACCGCGAGGTCATTCAGGCACTCGTCGAACTCAGTCCAACGAAGGAAACGGCGGCAGCCCTAATCGCCAAATTCGACAACTTCAGCAATCGCTCAGCGATTCAATCGGCACTGGTCAAACTGGGGCCTGTTGCCGAAGAACCGGTGATCGCTCGCCTGGAGAACGCCAAGAGCATTCCAGAACGAATGTCGCTCATTCAATTGCTGGGAAATATCGGGGAGGAAGCTTCTGTCGAACTGCTCGAGAGGATGGCAAATGGCAACGATTTCCTGATGAAGTCAACTGCCAAGAATTCCCTGGACCGGATCAAAGCGCGAATGAAGTAA